The following coding sequences lie in one Arthrobacter sp. SLBN-122 genomic window:
- a CDS encoding TetR/AcrR family transcriptional regulator, which produces MPRKPVARDAVLDAFESLLIEVGERAATLDAVARKAGVSKGGLLYHFPNKEALIAVLLDRLEGLAREDADAMAAAAEGAAAYFIRSSVWADTRLDRAIVAATRLAEVAHEETRRRFAAIQQRWLDEIAADVGPGLAKAVLYMGDGLYFNAMLSVAPAPAGGAAADVEELLAALERLRR; this is translated from the coding sequence ATGCCCCGAAAGCCTGTTGCCCGTGACGCGGTCCTTGACGCCTTCGAGTCCCTGCTGATCGAAGTGGGGGAGCGCGCGGCCACCCTTGATGCCGTGGCCCGCAAGGCGGGGGTGTCCAAAGGCGGCCTCCTTTACCACTTTCCCAACAAGGAAGCGCTCATCGCCGTGCTGCTTGACCGGCTGGAGGGCCTCGCCCGGGAAGACGCCGACGCGATGGCTGCTGCCGCTGAAGGCGCCGCGGCATACTTCATCCGTTCCTCCGTCTGGGCCGATACTCGGCTGGACCGCGCCATCGTGGCCGCCACCCGGCTTGCAGAGGTGGCCCACGAAGAGACAAGGCGCCGGTTCGCGGCCATCCAGCAGCGCTGGCTGGACGAGATAGCTGCCGACGTTGGGCCGGGCCTGGCCAAGGCAGTCCTCTACATGGGGGACGGCCTGTACTTCAACGCCATGCTGTCCGTTGCCCCCGCCCCGGCAGGGGGAGCGGCCGCCGACGTGGAGGAACTCCTGGCCGCTTTGGAGCGGCTCCGGAGGTAG
- a CDS encoding L-serine ammonia-lyase: protein MAVGVFDLFSIGIGPSSSHTVGPMRAAAVFAEELKASGVLAGVGALRVDLYGSLAATGHGHGTMTAVLLGLEGFHPELILPEEVEERLASIAETGTLNLAGAVPLPYGVKDMVLRPLTVLPRHTNGMTFTVSGAEGSVLHAATFFSVGGGFIVREGEEDAAQQELDASKQELPLPFRTAAELLEHCAVTGLGIADVMLVNEKASRDEEQIREGLLQIWSVMENCVATSLKREGVLPGGLKVRRRAPDWYDRLKKESAHTQDEEQHSGQEADWDAVRFDPRYWQEWVNLVALAVNEENASGGRVVTAPTNGAAGIIPAVLFYALHFAPGMDQASQADRDDVVVRFLLAAGAVGVLYKEQASISGAEVGCQGEVGSASSMAAAGLAEVMGGTPAQVENAAEIAMEHNLGLTCDPIGGLVQVPCIERNAIAAAKAINAAKMALWGDGTHRVSLDEVIITMRETGKDMSSKYKETAMGGLAVNVVEC from the coding sequence ATGGCTGTTGGCGTTTTTGATCTCTTTTCGATCGGTATTGGGCCGTCGAGTTCGCATACTGTGGGGCCGATGCGGGCTGCTGCGGTGTTCGCTGAGGAACTCAAGGCCTCGGGGGTGCTGGCTGGGGTGGGGGCGTTGCGGGTGGACCTGTATGGGTCGCTGGCCGCGACGGGGCACGGGCACGGGACGATGACTGCGGTCCTGCTGGGGTTGGAGGGGTTCCATCCGGAGCTGATCCTGCCGGAGGAGGTGGAGGAGCGGCTGGCCTCGATCGCGGAGACCGGGACGTTGAACCTGGCCGGTGCGGTGCCGTTGCCGTATGGGGTGAAGGACATGGTGCTGCGGCCGTTGACGGTGTTGCCGCGGCACACGAACGGGATGACGTTCACCGTCTCCGGCGCGGAAGGTTCGGTGCTGCATGCGGCCACGTTCTTCTCGGTCGGTGGAGGGTTCATCGTCCGGGAGGGTGAGGAGGACGCGGCGCAGCAGGAACTGGACGCGTCCAAACAGGAACTGCCGCTGCCGTTCCGGACCGCCGCGGAACTGCTGGAGCACTGCGCGGTGACCGGGCTGGGCATCGCCGATGTCATGCTCGTGAACGAAAAAGCCTCCCGGGATGAGGAGCAGATCCGGGAGGGGCTGCTGCAGATCTGGTCGGTGATGGAAAACTGCGTGGCCACCTCGCTGAAGCGCGAAGGGGTGCTGCCGGGCGGGTTGAAGGTCCGCCGCCGCGCCCCTGACTGGTACGACCGGCTCAAGAAGGAATCCGCGCACACCCAGGACGAGGAACAGCACAGCGGCCAGGAGGCGGACTGGGACGCGGTCCGTTTCGATCCCCGGTATTGGCAGGAGTGGGTTAACTTGGTGGCGTTGGCGGTGAACGAGGAGAACGCCTCCGGCGGCCGGGTGGTCACCGCCCCGACCAACGGGGCGGCCGGGATCATTCCCGCGGTGCTGTTCTACGCGCTGCACTTCGCTCCGGGCATGGACCAGGCCAGCCAGGCCGACCGGGACGATGTGGTGGTGCGGTTCCTGCTCGCCGCCGGCGCGGTCGGGGTGCTCTACAAGGAACAGGCCTCCATTTCCGGGGCCGAGGTGGGCTGCCAGGGCGAGGTGGGATCAGCGTCGTCGATGGCCGCCGCGGGCCTGGCCGAGGTGATGGGCGGGACCCCGGCGCAGGTGGAGAACGCCGCGGAGATCGCGATGGAACACAACCTGGGCCTGACCTGTGACCCGATCGGCGGGCTGGTCCAGGTCCCCTGCATCGAACGGAACGCGATCGCCGCCGCGAAAGCGATCAACGCCGCGAAAATGGCGCTCTGGGGCGACGGCACCCACCGCGTCTCGCTGGACGAAGTCATCATCACCATGCGCGAAACCGGCAAGGACATGTCCTCCAAATACAAGGAAACCGCCATGGGCGGCCTCGCCGTCAACGTCGTCGAATGCTGA
- a CDS encoding MFS transporter has translation MTASIKSSASPQAPSTSTRSPWRDWLALGLLMFPVLLVAVDNTALTFALPAIARALEPSGVQLLWIVDAYPLVLAGLLVSMGSLGDRIGRRRLLILGSIGFAGLSVATAFAPAPEWLIAGRAALGFFGAMLMPSTLSLIRNIFPEPNRRRLAVAIWAAGFSGGAALGPIVGGWLVEHFWWGAVFLVAVPLMLPLLAFGPAVIPESKDPAPGKVDIPSIVLSMLVMVPVVYGIKAVATEGPGTAGLGAIAFGLAMGTVFVRRQHRLKHPLLDMSLFRNRVFSMAISANILALFSFNGFILFLAQHLQLLEGMTPSAAGVAMIPALAATVVAGLVVVPLVRKVRPGYVVAAGLAFSAAGYTIVAFGNHDGGPSLLLAALLVLALGVGTAETISNDLILGSAPPEKSGAAAAISETGYEVGSLLGTAVLGSILTASYQQNLRLPAGLDGMLPGSTLHNARETLAGAIEAANLVPESVSEAVREAAAAAFDSGVHITAAIGLVLMATAAVLAAVVLRKVPKAA, from the coding sequence ATGACCGCTTCCATCAAGAGTTCCGCGTCCCCGCAGGCGCCCAGCACCTCCACTCGCTCCCCGTGGCGGGACTGGCTGGCGCTGGGGCTGCTGATGTTCCCGGTACTGCTGGTGGCGGTGGACAACACGGCGCTGACGTTCGCACTGCCCGCCATCGCACGCGCCTTGGAACCCAGCGGCGTGCAGCTGCTGTGGATCGTTGACGCCTACCCACTGGTACTCGCCGGGCTGCTGGTATCGATGGGTAGCCTGGGCGATCGGATCGGGCGGCGGAGGCTGCTGATCCTTGGCAGCATCGGCTTCGCCGGACTGTCCGTTGCCACCGCTTTTGCACCGGCGCCGGAGTGGCTTATCGCCGGCCGCGCCGCCCTGGGGTTCTTCGGGGCCATGCTGATGCCTTCCACGCTGTCGCTGATCCGCAACATCTTCCCGGAGCCCAACCGCCGGAGGCTGGCCGTGGCCATCTGGGCTGCCGGCTTCTCCGGCGGCGCGGCGCTGGGTCCGATCGTCGGCGGATGGCTGGTGGAGCACTTCTGGTGGGGCGCCGTCTTCCTGGTGGCGGTCCCGCTCATGCTCCCCCTTCTGGCCTTTGGCCCGGCCGTCATCCCCGAATCGAAGGATCCGGCGCCCGGCAAGGTGGACATCCCCAGCATCGTGCTCTCCATGCTGGTCATGGTGCCCGTTGTCTACGGAATCAAGGCAGTTGCCACCGAAGGCCCGGGGACTGCAGGGCTGGGCGCAATCGCCTTCGGCCTGGCGATGGGGACCGTGTTCGTGCGGCGGCAGCACCGGCTGAAGCACCCGCTGCTGGATATGTCACTGTTCCGGAACAGGGTGTTCAGCATGGCCATCAGCGCCAACATCCTTGCCCTGTTCTCCTTCAACGGGTTCATCCTGTTCCTTGCCCAGCACCTCCAGCTCCTCGAGGGCATGACCCCGTCCGCGGCGGGCGTTGCCATGATCCCGGCACTGGCCGCCACGGTGGTGGCCGGGCTGGTGGTGGTGCCGCTGGTCCGCAAGGTCCGTCCCGGCTACGTGGTGGCGGCGGGACTGGCCTTCAGCGCTGCGGGCTACACGATAGTGGCGTTCGGGAACCACGACGGCGGACCCTCGCTGCTGCTGGCGGCGCTCCTGGTCCTGGCACTGGGCGTGGGCACGGCCGAAACCATCTCCAACGACCTCATCCTCGGGTCCGCCCCGCCGGAGAAGTCAGGTGCTGCCGCGGCGATCTCGGAGACAGGCTACGAGGTGGGCTCGCTGCTGGGGACCGCAGTGCTGGGCTCCATCCTGACCGCGTCCTACCAGCAGAACCTGCGGCTGCCCGCGGGACTTGACGGCATGCTGCCCGGATCCACCCTGCACAATGCCCGTGAAACGCTCGCCGGCGCAATTGAAGCGGCAAACCTGGTGCCCGAATCAGTGTCGGAAGCCGTCCGCGAAGCTGCGGCGGCAGCGTTTGATTCCGGCGTCCACATCACTGCGGCGATTGGGTTGGTACTGATGGCTACGGCGGCAGTCCTGGCCGCCGTCGTGCTGCGGAAAGTGCCGAAAGCGGCCTAG
- a CDS encoding lipid II:glycine glycyltransferase FemX has translation MSARIQKYRNRAQTRLDKAPLRQLNARFATAEEIENWDKHVTANPNGGNMLQSAAYASVKNGSGWKVRFLVLEGDGNASYNLVLEKSFPVLGRLWYLIKGPDLAAAADLGAALEACASFVRSSKLNVFTIKVEPDIVDSDEAQKELRDAGLVKAPNIQSNDSTALLDISGSEEEVFKAISSRARNAVRRAEREGCQVVRQEQGPETYRALYDLMANTVNAKGSMPLRSYDYYARFWDEFCNRGQGNFFFTYEDGKPSVGAFVINYGAKATYKDGGSTQNRKQYGDSHLVQWAAIRRMQELGCTEYDFCGTPPAARIKDKTHNLYGMGMFKTSFTKTVTDFVGCHDYVLSPLRHRLWVKGGEKVFRRIETARTGRQFY, from the coding sequence ATGTCCGCACGCATCCAGAAGTACAGAAACCGCGCACAGACCCGATTGGACAAGGCCCCCTTGCGACAACTCAACGCACGTTTTGCCACCGCCGAGGAAATCGAAAACTGGGACAAGCACGTCACGGCCAACCCGAACGGCGGCAATATGCTGCAGTCCGCAGCCTATGCATCGGTCAAGAATGGAAGTGGCTGGAAGGTCCGGTTCCTGGTGTTGGAAGGCGACGGAAACGCCAGCTACAACCTGGTGCTGGAGAAGAGCTTCCCCGTCCTGGGACGGTTGTGGTACCTGATCAAGGGCCCTGACCTGGCGGCTGCAGCGGACCTTGGAGCCGCCCTTGAAGCCTGTGCATCCTTTGTCCGCAGCAGCAAGCTGAACGTCTTCACCATCAAAGTGGAGCCGGACATTGTCGATTCCGACGAGGCACAGAAGGAACTGCGCGACGCCGGCCTAGTCAAGGCACCCAATATCCAGTCCAACGACTCCACGGCCCTGCTGGACATCTCGGGCTCCGAGGAGGAAGTCTTCAAAGCTATCTCCTCGCGCGCCCGCAACGCCGTCCGGCGCGCCGAGCGCGAGGGCTGCCAAGTGGTCCGGCAGGAACAGGGACCTGAAACCTACCGCGCCCTGTACGACCTGATGGCCAACACAGTCAACGCCAAGGGATCCATGCCCCTGCGCAGCTACGACTACTACGCACGGTTCTGGGACGAGTTCTGCAACCGGGGCCAGGGGAATTTCTTCTTCACCTACGAGGACGGAAAGCCCAGCGTTGGCGCATTCGTCATCAACTACGGTGCCAAGGCGACCTACAAGGACGGCGGTTCCACCCAGAACCGCAAGCAGTACGGGGACTCGCACCTGGTGCAGTGGGCCGCCATCCGGCGCATGCAGGAACTCGGCTGCACGGAATACGACTTCTGCGGAACCCCGCCGGCCGCGCGCATCAAGGACAAGACCCACAACCTGTACGGAATGGGCATGTTCAAGACCAGCTTCACCAAGACAGTCACCGACTTCGTGGGCTGCCACGACTACGTCCTGTCCCCGCTGCGGCACCGGCTCTGGGTCAAGGGCGGCGAAAAGGTCTTCCGCCGCATCGAAACCGCACGGACCGGCCGGCAGTTCTACTGA
- the gcvP gene encoding aminomethyl-transferring glycine dehydrogenase: protein MSVTPASTTFVDRHIGARRQADVDTMLKAVGYDSVDSLVDTAVPKVIRQDTALRLQDALSEVEVLTELRKLAAKNKTAVQLIGQGYSDTVTPPVIRRNILESPAWYTAYTPYQPEISQGRLEALLNFQTMVQDLVGLPIANASLLDEATAVAEAVLLMRRANKAKPAADGKTVLDIDVLPQTIAIVKGRAEALGFEVEVADLSKGLPDGDINGVVLQQPGASGRVWDQSAVIAAAKERGALVTVAADLLALTLITPPGEQGADIAVGSAQRFGVPLFFGGPHAAYMAVRKGLERSLPGRLVGVSKDDAGVPAYRLALQTREQHIRREKATSNICTAQALLAIVSSFYAVYHGPDGLKAIAETAHGHARALAASLAAAGVDVLHKSFFDTLTVRVPGRAAGIIADAEARGINLRSVDADTVGIALDETTTPAIVAQVADVFGAKVADDQGEDQGFGLEAAVERSSDFLQHPVFNTHRSETQLLRYIRRLSDRDLALDRTMIPLGSCTMKLNATAEMEAISWPEFASIHPFAPDSQTEGWRELIADLEADLTTITGYDQVSIQPNAGSQGELAGLLAIRGYHHSRGDQQRNICLIPASAHGTNAASAVLAGMKVVVVATAADGTIDHDDLTAKIEAHKDVLSCIMITYPSTHGVYDGDVREVCDAVHAAGGQVYIDGANLNALVGLAQPGQFGGDVSHLNLHKTFCIPHGGGGPGVGPVAAKAHLAPFMPGDANKAAHEDGHGVAISASRFGSAGVLPISWAYVKLMGGEGLTEATKSALLAANYVASRLNEYFPVLYTGEGGLVAHECILDLRELTAKTGVTAEDVAKRLIDFGFHAPTLSFPVAGTLMVEPTESEDLAEIDRFIEAMVSIRKEIDQVANGDFAVADSPLRRAPHTAAAVVSSDWDRAYPREQAAFPAHHKQDKYFPPVGRIDGAAGDRNLICSCPPLEDFEN, encoded by the coding sequence GTGTCGGTTACCCCAGCCTCCACCACTTTCGTAGACCGCCATATCGGCGCGCGCCGCCAGGCCGACGTCGACACCATGCTCAAAGCCGTAGGCTACGACTCGGTCGACTCCCTGGTTGATACGGCCGTTCCCAAGGTCATCCGCCAGGACACCGCGCTTCGCCTGCAGGACGCCCTCAGTGAGGTTGAAGTCCTCACCGAGCTGCGGAAGCTGGCCGCGAAGAACAAGACGGCCGTGCAGCTGATCGGCCAGGGCTACTCCGATACCGTGACTCCGCCGGTGATCCGCCGCAACATCCTCGAGTCCCCGGCCTGGTACACCGCCTACACCCCTTACCAGCCCGAGATTTCCCAGGGCCGGCTTGAGGCCCTGCTGAACTTCCAGACCATGGTGCAGGACCTCGTCGGGCTGCCCATTGCCAACGCATCGCTGCTCGACGAAGCAACCGCGGTGGCTGAGGCCGTGCTGCTGATGCGCCGCGCCAACAAGGCCAAGCCCGCGGCCGACGGCAAGACCGTCCTGGACATCGACGTGCTCCCGCAGACCATCGCCATCGTCAAGGGCCGTGCAGAAGCGCTCGGCTTCGAGGTGGAGGTGGCCGATCTCTCCAAGGGCCTGCCCGACGGTGACATCAACGGCGTGGTGCTGCAGCAGCCCGGCGCTTCCGGCCGGGTCTGGGACCAGTCCGCCGTCATCGCCGCTGCGAAGGAGCGTGGCGCGCTGGTTACCGTGGCCGCGGACCTGCTGGCACTTACGCTCATTACCCCGCCGGGCGAGCAGGGCGCGGACATCGCGGTCGGCTCAGCCCAGCGCTTTGGTGTTCCGCTGTTCTTCGGCGGCCCGCACGCTGCCTACATGGCTGTCCGCAAGGGCCTGGAGCGCTCGCTTCCCGGCCGCCTGGTGGGCGTGTCCAAGGACGACGCCGGCGTTCCCGCCTACCGTCTGGCCCTGCAGACCCGCGAGCAGCACATCCGCCGCGAGAAGGCCACGTCCAACATCTGCACCGCCCAGGCGCTCTTGGCCATCGTGTCCTCCTTCTATGCGGTGTATCACGGCCCGGACGGACTGAAGGCGATCGCCGAAACGGCGCATGGCCACGCCCGTGCCCTGGCGGCCTCGCTTGCCGCTGCCGGCGTTGACGTTCTGCACAAGAGCTTTTTCGACACCCTGACCGTCCGGGTGCCCGGACGGGCTGCCGGCATCATTGCCGACGCCGAGGCGCGGGGCATCAACCTGCGCAGCGTCGACGCCGATACCGTCGGCATCGCCCTCGATGAAACCACGACCCCGGCCATTGTCGCCCAGGTGGCCGATGTCTTTGGCGCCAAGGTTGCCGACGACCAGGGTGAGGACCAGGGCTTCGGTCTGGAGGCCGCCGTCGAGCGTTCCTCCGACTTCCTGCAGCACCCTGTGTTCAACACCCACCGGTCCGAAACCCAGCTGCTGCGTTACATCCGCCGCCTGTCCGATCGGGACTTGGCGCTGGACCGCACCATGATCCCGCTGGGCTCGTGCACCATGAAGCTGAACGCCACCGCGGAGATGGAGGCCATCTCCTGGCCGGAGTTCGCTTCCATCCACCCGTTCGCCCCGGACTCCCAGACTGAAGGCTGGCGTGAACTCATTGCCGACCTTGAGGCGGACCTGACCACGATCACCGGCTACGACCAGGTGTCCATCCAGCCCAACGCCGGCTCCCAAGGCGAGCTCGCAGGCCTGCTGGCCATCCGCGGCTACCACCACTCCCGCGGCGACCAGCAGCGCAACATCTGCCTGATTCCCGCCTCGGCACACGGCACCAACGCCGCGTCCGCCGTGCTCGCGGGAATGAAGGTGGTCGTTGTCGCCACCGCCGCTGACGGGACGATCGACCACGATGACCTCACAGCCAAGATCGAGGCCCACAAGGATGTCCTGTCCTGCATCATGATCACCTACCCGTCCACCCACGGGGTGTATGACGGGGACGTCCGTGAGGTCTGCGATGCCGTGCATGCTGCAGGCGGCCAGGTCTACATCGACGGGGCCAACCTGAACGCCCTCGTGGGGCTTGCGCAGCCGGGCCAGTTCGGCGGCGACGTGTCGCACCTGAACCTGCACAAGACCTTCTGCATCCCGCACGGCGGCGGCGGCCCCGGCGTCGGACCGGTTGCCGCCAAGGCCCACCTGGCCCCGTTCATGCCCGGCGATGCGAACAAGGCCGCCCACGAGGACGGGCATGGAGTTGCGATTTCCGCGTCCCGGTTCGGCTCGGCGGGCGTGCTGCCCATTTCCTGGGCCTACGTGAAGTTGATGGGCGGCGAGGGCCTGACCGAGGCCACCAAGTCCGCGCTGCTGGCAGCGAACTACGTCGCCTCCCGCCTGAACGAATACTTCCCGGTTCTGTACACGGGAGAGGGCGGATTGGTGGCCCACGAATGCATCCTTGACCTGCGCGAACTCACGGCGAAGACCGGCGTTACCGCGGAGGATGTGGCCAAGCGGCTGATCGACTTCGGCTTCCACGCCCCTACCCTTTCGTTCCCGGTGGCGGGCACCCTGATGGTGGAGCCCACCGAGTCCGAGGACCTGGCGGAGATCGACCGCTTCATCGAGGCCATGGTCAGCATCCGCAAGGAAATCGACCAGGTAGCCAACGGCGACTTTGCCGTGGCGGACTCACCCTTACGCCGCGCACCCCACACGGCGGCCGCCGTCGTCAGCTCTGACTGGGACCGCGCGTACCCCCGTGAGCAGGCCGCCTTCCCTGCCCACCACAAGCAGGACAAGTACTTCCCGCCAGTGGGCAGGATCGACGGCGCCGCCGGCGACCGGAACCTGATCTGCTCCTGCCCGCCGCTGGAAGACTTCGAAAACTAA
- the gcvT gene encoding glycine cleavage system aminomethyltransferase GcvT, producing MTEKYTALYDEHKKLGASFTDFGGWQMPLKYSSELAEHHAVRNAAGLFDLSHMGEVWVTGPDAAAFLDYALVGKISAMAVGKAKYSLICNEDGGIIDDLITYRRPAAAGTAQGSTDVFLVVPNAGNAAVVAAALQERAAGFDVVVDDASARTSLIAVQGPKAQELLLRLVPAAQHSLVTELKYYAAVAVPLLVGGTGKELLLARTGYTGEDGFEIFVDNDDAPALWQSLIAIADDGELIPAGLASRDSLRLEAGMPLYGNELSLQGDPFAAGLGAVVALSKEGDFVGKAALAAMKEAGAGSTSGRRLVGLKGQGRRAGRAHYPVLKDGTTVGEVTSGQPSPTLGYPIAMAYVDVEHSAPGTALDVDLRGKAEPFEVVTLPFYKRLK from the coding sequence ATGACCGAGAAATACACCGCGCTTTACGACGAGCACAAAAAGCTCGGCGCATCCTTTACGGACTTCGGCGGCTGGCAGATGCCGCTCAAGTACAGCTCTGAACTTGCCGAGCACCACGCCGTCCGCAACGCTGCCGGCCTGTTCGACCTCTCCCACATGGGCGAGGTCTGGGTGACCGGCCCGGATGCGGCCGCCTTCCTGGACTACGCCCTGGTGGGAAAGATCTCCGCCATGGCCGTGGGCAAGGCCAAGTACTCGCTGATCTGCAACGAGGACGGCGGCATTATCGACGACCTCATCACCTACCGCCGCCCGGCGGCTGCGGGTACCGCACAAGGCAGTACCGACGTCTTCCTGGTTGTCCCCAACGCTGGCAACGCCGCCGTAGTGGCCGCAGCCCTGCAGGAACGGGCCGCGGGGTTCGATGTTGTGGTGGATGATGCCTCAGCCCGCACTTCCCTGATCGCCGTCCAGGGTCCCAAAGCCCAGGAACTCCTGCTGCGCCTGGTTCCGGCCGCGCAACACTCCCTGGTGACGGAGCTGAAGTACTACGCCGCGGTCGCCGTCCCGCTCCTGGTAGGTGGCACCGGCAAAGAACTGCTGCTTGCGCGCACCGGGTATACCGGTGAAGACGGGTTCGAGATCTTCGTGGACAACGACGATGCGCCCGCGCTGTGGCAGTCGCTGATCGCCATCGCCGACGACGGGGAACTGATCCCGGCAGGCCTCGCCTCCCGCGACTCCCTCCGCCTCGAAGCAGGAATGCCGCTGTACGGCAACGAACTGTCGCTGCAGGGCGACCCGTTCGCCGCCGGCCTGGGCGCCGTCGTCGCACTCTCCAAGGAAGGCGACTTCGTTGGCAAAGCCGCCCTGGCAGCCATGAAGGAAGCCGGCGCCGGCAGCACCTCCGGACGCCGCCTCGTGGGGCTCAAAGGCCAGGGCCGCCGCGCCGGCCGCGCGCACTACCCCGTCCTCAAGGACGGCACCACCGTCGGCGAAGTCACCTCCGGCCAGCCCTCGCCCACCCTCGGCTACCCCATCGCCATGGCCTACGTCGACGTCGAACACTCGGCCCCCGGCACGGCCCTCGACGTGGACCTGCGCGGCAAGGCCGAACCGTTCGAAGTCGTCACCCTCCCGTTCTACAAGCGACTCAAGTAG
- a CDS encoding TspO/MBR family protein — MGTGRQPYSAGVQVAALIGFLVASLLVAALGGLASAANVTGWYATADKAPWSPPNGVFGPVWTILYTAMAVAAWLVWRKRTNRTRPAMTAYAIQLVLNLAWTPAFFALYPALGTPALWLGLVIILALIAAVAVTVLFFGPISRTAGLLLLPYVSWLVFAASLNWWAAVHN; from the coding sequence ATGGGAACCGGCAGGCAGCCCTACAGCGCTGGAGTCCAGGTGGCAGCGCTCATCGGATTCCTGGTGGCCTCCCTGTTGGTGGCGGCGCTGGGAGGGCTCGCTTCTGCGGCCAATGTCACGGGCTGGTACGCCACCGCCGACAAGGCACCATGGTCCCCTCCCAACGGCGTGTTTGGTCCCGTCTGGACCATCCTCTATACGGCAATGGCCGTGGCCGCCTGGCTGGTATGGCGCAAGCGGACCAACAGGACACGGCCGGCGATGACCGCCTACGCCATCCAGCTGGTCCTCAACCTCGCATGGACCCCGGCGTTCTTTGCCCTCTACCCCGCCCTCGGCACGCCGGCATTGTGGCTGGGGCTGGTCATCATCCTTGCCCTGATTGCCGCTGTCGCGGTAACGGTCCTGTTTTTCGGCCCCATCAGCCGGACGGCCGGACTGCTCCTGCTGCCCTACGTGTCATGGCTGGTGTTCGCAGCCAGCCTGAACTGGTGGGCGGCAGTGCATAACTAG
- a CDS encoding peptidoglycan bridge formation glycyltransferase FemA/FemB family protein — MNPVSAATGLEYANLSDAEFEAFALKHPQNSFLQSVDFARFQRSRGQQVELFGVRRNGELLAAGKLNYTTTRLGYTVCECAKGPLMDYTDREQVSAVVEVLRKHAAGRKAAELRISPNIRYIARDADGVEHPDIEDNRPLVAGLERLGFRHQGLDMNFVNVNWMFIKNLVGIQDAEELIMSTSYRTRKAIRKAEKNGVFLEQATLETLDDFYGALSRAGDEKGFVYREREYYEHLLRTTSAEFTKLMMAKIDIPAYRKSITERLATESATAADLRREVEETGSKKKANRLKVVQDLVDSYERSLKDIERFPDSVGTATVAAIHFVCYGDEVVCVIGGTVQDYIYFNGATSLYWGMMLHALEKGYPRYNFYGTFGISGQDEEGHGGYEFKKGFGGEVVQLVGDFVLPVRPAVFHANRLARSAAAAARTLLGKLPSKRAA; from the coding sequence TTGAATCCAGTTTCCGCCGCTACCGGGCTTGAATACGCCAACCTCAGCGACGCCGAATTTGAGGCCTTCGCCCTGAAGCACCCGCAGAACAGCTTCCTGCAGTCTGTCGATTTTGCCCGTTTCCAGCGCTCCCGCGGCCAGCAGGTGGAACTCTTCGGGGTCCGGCGCAACGGGGAACTCCTGGCGGCGGGGAAGCTCAACTACACCACTACGCGCCTCGGCTACACCGTCTGCGAATGCGCCAAGGGTCCCCTCATGGACTACACGGACCGTGAACAGGTAAGTGCCGTCGTCGAAGTTCTCCGCAAGCACGCGGCAGGCCGCAAGGCCGCCGAACTGCGGATCTCGCCGAATATCCGTTACATCGCCCGCGACGCCGACGGCGTCGAACACCCTGACATCGAGGACAACCGGCCGCTGGTGGCCGGCCTGGAACGGCTGGGATTCCGGCACCAGGGCCTGGACATGAACTTTGTCAACGTCAACTGGATGTTCATCAAGAACCTGGTGGGCATCCAGGACGCCGAAGAACTGATCATGAGCACCAGTTACCGGACCCGCAAAGCCATCCGTAAGGCGGAAAAGAACGGCGTCTTCCTGGAACAGGCCACCCTGGAAACCCTGGATGATTTCTACGGCGCCCTGAGCCGGGCCGGTGACGAAAAAGGATTCGTCTACCGTGAACGCGAATACTATGAACACCTGCTCCGCACCACCTCTGCGGAATTCACCAAGCTGATGATGGCCAAGATCGACATCCCGGCCTACCGGAAATCCATTACTGAGCGCCTGGCCACGGAGTCAGCCACCGCCGCAGATCTCCGCCGTGAAGTGGAGGAGACGGGCAGCAAGAAGAAGGCCAACCGCCTCAAAGTGGTCCAGGACTTGGTGGACAGCTACGAGCGCAGCCTGAAGGACATCGAAAGGTTCCCCGATTCCGTGGGGACCGCCACCGTGGCAGCCATCCACTTCGTCTGTTACGGGGACGAGGTGGTGTGCGTCATCGGCGGCACCGTGCAGGACTACATCTACTTCAATGGCGCCACCTCCCTGTACTGGGGAATGATGCTGCATGCGCTCGAGAAGGGATACCCCAGGTACAACTTCTACGGCACCTTCGGCATCTCCGGCCAGGACGAGGAAGGCCACGGCGGCTACGAATTCAAGAAGGGATTCGGCGGGGAAGTGGTCCAGCTGGTGGGCGACTTCGTCCTGCCGGTGCGGCCGGCCGTCTTCCACGCCAACCGGCTTGCCAGGTCCGCCGCGGCGGCTGCCCGCACGCTGCTGGGCAAGCTGCCTTCGAAGCGTGCAGCCTGA